In Paramormyrops kingsleyae isolate MSU_618 unplaced genomic scaffold, PKINGS_0.4 ups29, whole genome shotgun sequence, one genomic interval encodes:
- the LOC140583993 gene encoding probable ATP-dependent RNA helicase DDX4 isoform X3 produces the protein METLFAARAPSLTLTRSSKHCHGTVGETMEDWEEDNQDTSGGNIVNNAPISSWNSGDYQSKSHGSLNGSESSSWNSSGGSFGGSGRGSGRGSRGGGGGYRGSSASGKGPQVYNEDSCDGDGENNGNEDSSWGGAPGGYGGRARGRGGGGSRGGSRGGFSSAPSGGSFEGGGRGSRGRSGGGGYRGRDEEVFSDAKGPKVIYVPPLPPEEESSIFAHYETGINFDTYNDMLVEISGHNPPPAIVSFEEAALCESSSRNVMKSGYVKPTPVQKYSIPIAKAGRDLMACAQTGSGKTAAFLLPILQQLMTDGVAANRFSKIQEPEVIIGAPTSELINQINLEARKFAYGTYVWPVVYGGISTGYTICKVFRGCNVLCGTPGCLLDIIGKGKVGLSKIRYLVLDEADRMLDMGFEPDMRRLVSSPGMPPKEQWQTLMFSATFPDDIQKLAADFFKVDYLFLAVGQVGGACSDVEQNLIQVSQFSKRGQLLELLNTTGTERTMVFVETKRKADFIAVFLCQENISTTSIHGDRERREREQALGDFRSGKCPVLVATSVATRGLDIEHVQHVVNFDLPTNIDEYVHRIGRTGRCGNTGRAVSFFDPECDTPLARSLVKVLSRAQQEVPSWLEDIAFSAHGTTGFNPRGKAFASVDTRKGGSFQKEEKLQPITQSPAATANDDDEVWD, from the exons ATGGAGACGCTTTTTGCGGCTCGCGCTCCCTCGCTCACCCTCACGCGCAGTTCAAAGCACTGTCACGG CACAGTTGGTGAAACCATGGAGGATTGGGAAGAAGACAACCAG GACACTTCTGGAGGCAACATTGTAAATAATG CTCCCATAAGCTCATGGAACAGTGGTGATTACCAGAGTAAAAGTCATGGGAGCCTTAACG GCAGTGAAAGCAGTTCTTGGAACAGTTCTGGAGGCAGCTTTGGCGGGAGTGGAAGGGGCAGTG gtAGGGGCTCgaggggaggaggtggagggtACAGGGGCTCCAGTGCCTCAG GAAAAGGACCTCAAGTGTACAATGAGGACAGTTGTGATGGAGATGGTGAAAATAATG GTAATGAGGACAGCTCCTGGGGTGGTGCTCCAGGTGGATATGGGGGAAGAGCCAGAGGTCGAG GAGGTGGGGGGTCACGTGGTGGCAGCAGAGGAGGGTTCAGCAGTGCCCCCTCAG GGGGCTCCTTTGAGGGTGGAGGAAGAGGCAGTAGAGGGAGATCTGGAGGGGGAG GATATCGAGGAAGAGATGAGGAAGTGTTTTCTGATGCAAAAG GTCCAAAGGTTATTTATGtacctcctctccctcctgaaGAGGAGAGCTCTATTTTTGCCCACTATGAAACGGGTATCAACTTTGACACATATAATGACATGCTGGTGGAGATCAGCGGGCACAACCCACCACCGGCCATTGTG TCATTTGAAGAGGCCGCGCTCTGCGAGTCATCGAGCAGGAACGTCATGAAATCGGGCTACGTGAAGCCCACGCCGGTCCAGAAGTACAGCATCCCTATCGCCAAGGCGGGACGTGACTTAATGGCATGTGCGCAAACCGGTTCTGGGAAGACG GCTGCCTTCCTGCTGCCCATACTCCAGCAGCTGATGACAGACGGGGTGGCAGCCAACCGCTTCAGCAAGATCCAGGAGCCTGAGGTCATCATCGGGGCCCCAACCAGCGAGCTCATCAACCAAATCAATTTGGAGGCTAGAAAGTTTGCCTATGG GACATACGTGTGGCCTGTCGTCTATGGGGGCATCAGCACAGGCTACACCATATGCAAGGTGTTCCGTGGCTGCAATGTGCTGTGTGGCACTCCTGGCTGCTTGCTGGACATTATTGGCAAAGGAAAG GTGGGACTGAGCAAGATTCGCTACTTGGTGCTGGATGAGGCCGATCGCATGCTGGACATGGGATTCGAGCCAGACATGCGCCGGCTGGTGTCCTCCCCTGGCATGCCCCCCAAAGAGCAGTGGCAGACCCTCATGTTCAGCGCCACCTTTCCTGATGACATCCAGAA GCTTGCTGCCGACTTCTTTAAGGTTGACTACCTCTTCCTGGCTGTTGGGCAAGTCGGTGGTGCCTGCAGTGATGTGGAGCAGAACCTAATTCAGGTCTCCCAATTCTCAAAGAGGGGTCAGCTTCTGGAGCTGCTGAACACAACCG gcaCAGAGCGCACAATGGTGTTTGTAGAGACGAAGAGAAAAGCGGATTTTATCGCAGTATTTCTGTGTCAGGAGAACATATCAACTACAAGCATTCATGG TGACCGGGAGCGGAGAGAGCGGGAACAAGCCCTGGGTGACTTCCGCTCCGGGAAATGTCCTGTCCTGGTGGCCACTTCCGTCGCCACACGGGGTCTGGACATTGAGCACGTCCAGCACGTGGTCAACTTTGACCTCCCGACTAACATCGACGAGTACGTGCACCGCATTGGCCGGACGGGCCGCTGTGGGAACACGGGCAGAGCGGTGTCATTCTTCGACCCCGAGTGCGACACCCCACTGGCTCGCTCCCTGGTGAAGGTCCTCTCCAGG GCCCAGCAGGAAGTACCGTCTTGGCTGGAAGACATAGCATTCAGCGCACATGGGACAACTGGCTTTAATCCACGTGGGAAGGCCTTCGCTTCTGTCGATACACGCAAA GGAGGTTCGTTTCAGAAGGAGGAGAAGCTGCAGCCCATCACCCAGAGCCCAGcagccactgccaatgacgacgaCGAAGTATGGGATTGA
- the LOC140583993 gene encoding probable ATP-dependent RNA helicase DDX4 isoform X2: METLFAARAPSLTLTRSSKHCHGAQVLNTVGETMEDWEEDNQDTSGGNIVNNAPISSWNSGDYQSKSHGSLNGSESSSWNSSGGSFGGSGRGSGRGSRGGGGGYRGSSASGPQVYNEDSCDGDGENNGNEDSSWGGAPGGYGGRARGRGGGGSRGGSRGGFSSAPSGGSFEGGGRGSRGRSGGGGYRGRDEEVFSDAKGPKVIYVPPLPPEEESSIFAHYETGINFDTYNDMLVEISGHNPPPAIVSFEEAALCESSSRNVMKSGYVKPTPVQKYSIPIAKAGRDLMACAQTGSGKTAAFLLPILQQLMTDGVAANRFSKIQEPEVIIGAPTSELINQINLEARKFAYGTYVWPVVYGGISTGYTICKVFRGCNVLCGTPGCLLDIIGKGKVGLSKIRYLVLDEADRMLDMGFEPDMRRLVSSPGMPPKEQWQTLMFSATFPDDIQKLAADFFKVDYLFLAVGQVGGACSDVEQNLIQVSQFSKRGQLLELLNTTGTERTMVFVETKRKADFIAVFLCQENISTTSIHGDRERREREQALGDFRSGKCPVLVATSVATRGLDIEHVQHVVNFDLPTNIDEYVHRIGRTGRCGNTGRAVSFFDPECDTPLARSLVKVLSRAQQEVPSWLEDIAFSAHGTTGFNPRGKAFASVDTRKGGSFQKEEKLQPITQSPAATANDDDEVWD; the protein is encoded by the exons ATGGAGACGCTTTTTGCGGCTCGCGCTCCCTCGCTCACCCTCACGCGCAGTTCAAAGCACTGTCACGG GGCACAGGTTCTGAA CACAGTTGGTGAAACCATGGAGGATTGGGAAGAAGACAACCAG GACACTTCTGGAGGCAACATTGTAAATAATG CTCCCATAAGCTCATGGAACAGTGGTGATTACCAGAGTAAAAGTCATGGGAGCCTTAACG GCAGTGAAAGCAGTTCTTGGAACAGTTCTGGAGGCAGCTTTGGCGGGAGTGGAAGGGGCAGTG gtAGGGGCTCgaggggaggaggtggagggtACAGGGGCTCCAGTGCCTCAG GACCTCAAGTGTACAATGAGGACAGTTGTGATGGAGATGGTGAAAATAATG GTAATGAGGACAGCTCCTGGGGTGGTGCTCCAGGTGGATATGGGGGAAGAGCCAGAGGTCGAG GAGGTGGGGGGTCACGTGGTGGCAGCAGAGGAGGGTTCAGCAGTGCCCCCTCAG GGGGCTCCTTTGAGGGTGGAGGAAGAGGCAGTAGAGGGAGATCTGGAGGGGGAG GATATCGAGGAAGAGATGAGGAAGTGTTTTCTGATGCAAAAG GTCCAAAGGTTATTTATGtacctcctctccctcctgaaGAGGAGAGCTCTATTTTTGCCCACTATGAAACGGGTATCAACTTTGACACATATAATGACATGCTGGTGGAGATCAGCGGGCACAACCCACCACCGGCCATTGTG TCATTTGAAGAGGCCGCGCTCTGCGAGTCATCGAGCAGGAACGTCATGAAATCGGGCTACGTGAAGCCCACGCCGGTCCAGAAGTACAGCATCCCTATCGCCAAGGCGGGACGTGACTTAATGGCATGTGCGCAAACCGGTTCTGGGAAGACG GCTGCCTTCCTGCTGCCCATACTCCAGCAGCTGATGACAGACGGGGTGGCAGCCAACCGCTTCAGCAAGATCCAGGAGCCTGAGGTCATCATCGGGGCCCCAACCAGCGAGCTCATCAACCAAATCAATTTGGAGGCTAGAAAGTTTGCCTATGG GACATACGTGTGGCCTGTCGTCTATGGGGGCATCAGCACAGGCTACACCATATGCAAGGTGTTCCGTGGCTGCAATGTGCTGTGTGGCACTCCTGGCTGCTTGCTGGACATTATTGGCAAAGGAAAG GTGGGACTGAGCAAGATTCGCTACTTGGTGCTGGATGAGGCCGATCGCATGCTGGACATGGGATTCGAGCCAGACATGCGCCGGCTGGTGTCCTCCCCTGGCATGCCCCCCAAAGAGCAGTGGCAGACCCTCATGTTCAGCGCCACCTTTCCTGATGACATCCAGAA GCTTGCTGCCGACTTCTTTAAGGTTGACTACCTCTTCCTGGCTGTTGGGCAAGTCGGTGGTGCCTGCAGTGATGTGGAGCAGAACCTAATTCAGGTCTCCCAATTCTCAAAGAGGGGTCAGCTTCTGGAGCTGCTGAACACAACCG gcaCAGAGCGCACAATGGTGTTTGTAGAGACGAAGAGAAAAGCGGATTTTATCGCAGTATTTCTGTGTCAGGAGAACATATCAACTACAAGCATTCATGG TGACCGGGAGCGGAGAGAGCGGGAACAAGCCCTGGGTGACTTCCGCTCCGGGAAATGTCCTGTCCTGGTGGCCACTTCCGTCGCCACACGGGGTCTGGACATTGAGCACGTCCAGCACGTGGTCAACTTTGACCTCCCGACTAACATCGACGAGTACGTGCACCGCATTGGCCGGACGGGCCGCTGTGGGAACACGGGCAGAGCGGTGTCATTCTTCGACCCCGAGTGCGACACCCCACTGGCTCGCTCCCTGGTGAAGGTCCTCTCCAGG GCCCAGCAGGAAGTACCGTCTTGGCTGGAAGACATAGCATTCAGCGCACATGGGACAACTGGCTTTAATCCACGTGGGAAGGCCTTCGCTTCTGTCGATACACGCAAA GGAGGTTCGTTTCAGAAGGAGGAGAAGCTGCAGCCCATCACCCAGAGCCCAGcagccactgccaatgacgacgaCGAAGTATGGGATTGA
- the LOC140583993 gene encoding probable ATP-dependent RNA helicase DDX4 isoform X10 encodes METLFAARAPSLTLTRSSKHCHGAQVLNTVGETMEDWEEDNQDTSGGNIVNNAPISSWNSGDYQSKSHGSLNGSESSSWNSSGGSFGGSGRGSGRGSRGGGGGYRGSSASGKGPQVYNEDSCDGDGENNGGSFEGGGRGSRGRSGGGGYRGRDEEVFSDAKGPKVIYVPPLPPEEESSIFAHYETGINFDTYNDMLVEISGHNPPPAIVSFEEAALCESSSRNVMKSGYVKPTPVQKYSIPIAKAGRDLMACAQTGSGKTAAFLLPILQQLMTDGVAANRFSKIQEPEVIIGAPTSELINQINLEARKFAYGTYVWPVVYGGISTGYTICKVFRGCNVLCGTPGCLLDIIGKGKVGLSKIRYLVLDEADRMLDMGFEPDMRRLVSSPGMPPKEQWQTLMFSATFPDDIQKLAADFFKVDYLFLAVGQVGGACSDVEQNLIQVSQFSKRGQLLELLNTTGTERTMVFVETKRKADFIAVFLCQENISTTSIHGDRERREREQALGDFRSGKCPVLVATSVATRGLDIEHVQHVVNFDLPTNIDEYVHRIGRTGRCGNTGRAVSFFDPECDTPLARSLVKVLSRAQQEVPSWLEDIAFSAHGTTGFNPRGKAFASVDTRKGGSFQKEEKLQPITQSPAATANDDDEVWD; translated from the exons ATGGAGACGCTTTTTGCGGCTCGCGCTCCCTCGCTCACCCTCACGCGCAGTTCAAAGCACTGTCACGG GGCACAGGTTCTGAA CACAGTTGGTGAAACCATGGAGGATTGGGAAGAAGACAACCAG GACACTTCTGGAGGCAACATTGTAAATAATG CTCCCATAAGCTCATGGAACAGTGGTGATTACCAGAGTAAAAGTCATGGGAGCCTTAACG GCAGTGAAAGCAGTTCTTGGAACAGTTCTGGAGGCAGCTTTGGCGGGAGTGGAAGGGGCAGTG gtAGGGGCTCgaggggaggaggtggagggtACAGGGGCTCCAGTGCCTCAG GAAAAGGACCTCAAGTGTACAATGAGGACAGTTGTGATGGAGATGGTGAAAATAATG GGGGCTCCTTTGAGGGTGGAGGAAGAGGCAGTAGAGGGAGATCTGGAGGGGGAG GATATCGAGGAAGAGATGAGGAAGTGTTTTCTGATGCAAAAG GTCCAAAGGTTATTTATGtacctcctctccctcctgaaGAGGAGAGCTCTATTTTTGCCCACTATGAAACGGGTATCAACTTTGACACATATAATGACATGCTGGTGGAGATCAGCGGGCACAACCCACCACCGGCCATTGTG TCATTTGAAGAGGCCGCGCTCTGCGAGTCATCGAGCAGGAACGTCATGAAATCGGGCTACGTGAAGCCCACGCCGGTCCAGAAGTACAGCATCCCTATCGCCAAGGCGGGACGTGACTTAATGGCATGTGCGCAAACCGGTTCTGGGAAGACG GCTGCCTTCCTGCTGCCCATACTCCAGCAGCTGATGACAGACGGGGTGGCAGCCAACCGCTTCAGCAAGATCCAGGAGCCTGAGGTCATCATCGGGGCCCCAACCAGCGAGCTCATCAACCAAATCAATTTGGAGGCTAGAAAGTTTGCCTATGG GACATACGTGTGGCCTGTCGTCTATGGGGGCATCAGCACAGGCTACACCATATGCAAGGTGTTCCGTGGCTGCAATGTGCTGTGTGGCACTCCTGGCTGCTTGCTGGACATTATTGGCAAAGGAAAG GTGGGACTGAGCAAGATTCGCTACTTGGTGCTGGATGAGGCCGATCGCATGCTGGACATGGGATTCGAGCCAGACATGCGCCGGCTGGTGTCCTCCCCTGGCATGCCCCCCAAAGAGCAGTGGCAGACCCTCATGTTCAGCGCCACCTTTCCTGATGACATCCAGAA GCTTGCTGCCGACTTCTTTAAGGTTGACTACCTCTTCCTGGCTGTTGGGCAAGTCGGTGGTGCCTGCAGTGATGTGGAGCAGAACCTAATTCAGGTCTCCCAATTCTCAAAGAGGGGTCAGCTTCTGGAGCTGCTGAACACAACCG gcaCAGAGCGCACAATGGTGTTTGTAGAGACGAAGAGAAAAGCGGATTTTATCGCAGTATTTCTGTGTCAGGAGAACATATCAACTACAAGCATTCATGG TGACCGGGAGCGGAGAGAGCGGGAACAAGCCCTGGGTGACTTCCGCTCCGGGAAATGTCCTGTCCTGGTGGCCACTTCCGTCGCCACACGGGGTCTGGACATTGAGCACGTCCAGCACGTGGTCAACTTTGACCTCCCGACTAACATCGACGAGTACGTGCACCGCATTGGCCGGACGGGCCGCTGTGGGAACACGGGCAGAGCGGTGTCATTCTTCGACCCCGAGTGCGACACCCCACTGGCTCGCTCCCTGGTGAAGGTCCTCTCCAGG GCCCAGCAGGAAGTACCGTCTTGGCTGGAAGACATAGCATTCAGCGCACATGGGACAACTGGCTTTAATCCACGTGGGAAGGCCTTCGCTTCTGTCGATACACGCAAA GGAGGTTCGTTTCAGAAGGAGGAGAAGCTGCAGCCCATCACCCAGAGCCCAGcagccactgccaatgacgacgaCGAAGTATGGGATTGA
- the LOC140583993 gene encoding probable ATP-dependent RNA helicase DDX4 isoform X8, with protein METLFAARAPSLTLTRSSKHCHGAQVLNTVGETMEDWEEDNQDTSGGNIVNNAPISSWNSGDYQSKSHGSLNGSESSSWNSSGGSFGGSGRGSGRGSRGGGGGYRGSSASGPQVYNEDSCDGDGENNGGGGSRGGSRGGFSSAPSGGSFEGGGRGSRGRSGGGGYRGRDEEVFSDAKGPKVIYVPPLPPEEESSIFAHYETGINFDTYNDMLVEISGHNPPPAIVSFEEAALCESSSRNVMKSGYVKPTPVQKYSIPIAKAGRDLMACAQTGSGKTAAFLLPILQQLMTDGVAANRFSKIQEPEVIIGAPTSELINQINLEARKFAYGTYVWPVVYGGISTGYTICKVFRGCNVLCGTPGCLLDIIGKGKVGLSKIRYLVLDEADRMLDMGFEPDMRRLVSSPGMPPKEQWQTLMFSATFPDDIQKLAADFFKVDYLFLAVGQVGGACSDVEQNLIQVSQFSKRGQLLELLNTTGTERTMVFVETKRKADFIAVFLCQENISTTSIHGDRERREREQALGDFRSGKCPVLVATSVATRGLDIEHVQHVVNFDLPTNIDEYVHRIGRTGRCGNTGRAVSFFDPECDTPLARSLVKVLSRAQQEVPSWLEDIAFSAHGTTGFNPRGKAFASVDTRKGGSFQKEEKLQPITQSPAATANDDDEVWD; from the exons ATGGAGACGCTTTTTGCGGCTCGCGCTCCCTCGCTCACCCTCACGCGCAGTTCAAAGCACTGTCACGG GGCACAGGTTCTGAA CACAGTTGGTGAAACCATGGAGGATTGGGAAGAAGACAACCAG GACACTTCTGGAGGCAACATTGTAAATAATG CTCCCATAAGCTCATGGAACAGTGGTGATTACCAGAGTAAAAGTCATGGGAGCCTTAACG GCAGTGAAAGCAGTTCTTGGAACAGTTCTGGAGGCAGCTTTGGCGGGAGTGGAAGGGGCAGTG gtAGGGGCTCgaggggaggaggtggagggtACAGGGGCTCCAGTGCCTCAG GACCTCAAGTGTACAATGAGGACAGTTGTGATGGAGATGGTGAAAATAATG GAGGTGGGGGGTCACGTGGTGGCAGCAGAGGAGGGTTCAGCAGTGCCCCCTCAG GGGGCTCCTTTGAGGGTGGAGGAAGAGGCAGTAGAGGGAGATCTGGAGGGGGAG GATATCGAGGAAGAGATGAGGAAGTGTTTTCTGATGCAAAAG GTCCAAAGGTTATTTATGtacctcctctccctcctgaaGAGGAGAGCTCTATTTTTGCCCACTATGAAACGGGTATCAACTTTGACACATATAATGACATGCTGGTGGAGATCAGCGGGCACAACCCACCACCGGCCATTGTG TCATTTGAAGAGGCCGCGCTCTGCGAGTCATCGAGCAGGAACGTCATGAAATCGGGCTACGTGAAGCCCACGCCGGTCCAGAAGTACAGCATCCCTATCGCCAAGGCGGGACGTGACTTAATGGCATGTGCGCAAACCGGTTCTGGGAAGACG GCTGCCTTCCTGCTGCCCATACTCCAGCAGCTGATGACAGACGGGGTGGCAGCCAACCGCTTCAGCAAGATCCAGGAGCCTGAGGTCATCATCGGGGCCCCAACCAGCGAGCTCATCAACCAAATCAATTTGGAGGCTAGAAAGTTTGCCTATGG GACATACGTGTGGCCTGTCGTCTATGGGGGCATCAGCACAGGCTACACCATATGCAAGGTGTTCCGTGGCTGCAATGTGCTGTGTGGCACTCCTGGCTGCTTGCTGGACATTATTGGCAAAGGAAAG GTGGGACTGAGCAAGATTCGCTACTTGGTGCTGGATGAGGCCGATCGCATGCTGGACATGGGATTCGAGCCAGACATGCGCCGGCTGGTGTCCTCCCCTGGCATGCCCCCCAAAGAGCAGTGGCAGACCCTCATGTTCAGCGCCACCTTTCCTGATGACATCCAGAA GCTTGCTGCCGACTTCTTTAAGGTTGACTACCTCTTCCTGGCTGTTGGGCAAGTCGGTGGTGCCTGCAGTGATGTGGAGCAGAACCTAATTCAGGTCTCCCAATTCTCAAAGAGGGGTCAGCTTCTGGAGCTGCTGAACACAACCG gcaCAGAGCGCACAATGGTGTTTGTAGAGACGAAGAGAAAAGCGGATTTTATCGCAGTATTTCTGTGTCAGGAGAACATATCAACTACAAGCATTCATGG TGACCGGGAGCGGAGAGAGCGGGAACAAGCCCTGGGTGACTTCCGCTCCGGGAAATGTCCTGTCCTGGTGGCCACTTCCGTCGCCACACGGGGTCTGGACATTGAGCACGTCCAGCACGTGGTCAACTTTGACCTCCCGACTAACATCGACGAGTACGTGCACCGCATTGGCCGGACGGGCCGCTGTGGGAACACGGGCAGAGCGGTGTCATTCTTCGACCCCGAGTGCGACACCCCACTGGCTCGCTCCCTGGTGAAGGTCCTCTCCAGG GCCCAGCAGGAAGTACCGTCTTGGCTGGAAGACATAGCATTCAGCGCACATGGGACAACTGGCTTTAATCCACGTGGGAAGGCCTTCGCTTCTGTCGATACACGCAAA GGAGGTTCGTTTCAGAAGGAGGAGAAGCTGCAGCCCATCACCCAGAGCCCAGcagccactgccaatgacgacgaCGAAGTATGGGATTGA
- the LOC140583993 gene encoding probable ATP-dependent RNA helicase DDX4 isoform X7 gives METLFAARAPSLTLTRSSKHCHGAQVLNTVGETMEDWEEDNQDTSGGNIVNNAPISSWNSGDYQSKSHGSLNGSESSSWNSSGGSFGGSGRGSGRGSRGGGGGYRGSSASGKGPQVYNEDSCDGDGENNGGGGSRGGSRGGFSSAPSGGSFEGGGRGSRGRSGGGGYRGRDEEVFSDAKGPKVIYVPPLPPEEESSIFAHYETGINFDTYNDMLVEISGHNPPPAIVSFEEAALCESSSRNVMKSGYVKPTPVQKYSIPIAKAGRDLMACAQTGSGKTAAFLLPILQQLMTDGVAANRFSKIQEPEVIIGAPTSELINQINLEARKFAYGTYVWPVVYGGISTGYTICKVFRGCNVLCGTPGCLLDIIGKGKVGLSKIRYLVLDEADRMLDMGFEPDMRRLVSSPGMPPKEQWQTLMFSATFPDDIQKLAADFFKVDYLFLAVGQVGGACSDVEQNLIQVSQFSKRGQLLELLNTTGTERTMVFVETKRKADFIAVFLCQENISTTSIHGDRERREREQALGDFRSGKCPVLVATSVATRGLDIEHVQHVVNFDLPTNIDEYVHRIGRTGRCGNTGRAVSFFDPECDTPLARSLVKVLSRAQQEVPSWLEDIAFSAHGTTGFNPRGKAFASVDTRKGGSFQKEEKLQPITQSPAATANDDDEVWD, from the exons ATGGAGACGCTTTTTGCGGCTCGCGCTCCCTCGCTCACCCTCACGCGCAGTTCAAAGCACTGTCACGG GGCACAGGTTCTGAA CACAGTTGGTGAAACCATGGAGGATTGGGAAGAAGACAACCAG GACACTTCTGGAGGCAACATTGTAAATAATG CTCCCATAAGCTCATGGAACAGTGGTGATTACCAGAGTAAAAGTCATGGGAGCCTTAACG GCAGTGAAAGCAGTTCTTGGAACAGTTCTGGAGGCAGCTTTGGCGGGAGTGGAAGGGGCAGTG gtAGGGGCTCgaggggaggaggtggagggtACAGGGGCTCCAGTGCCTCAG GAAAAGGACCTCAAGTGTACAATGAGGACAGTTGTGATGGAGATGGTGAAAATAATG GAGGTGGGGGGTCACGTGGTGGCAGCAGAGGAGGGTTCAGCAGTGCCCCCTCAG GGGGCTCCTTTGAGGGTGGAGGAAGAGGCAGTAGAGGGAGATCTGGAGGGGGAG GATATCGAGGAAGAGATGAGGAAGTGTTTTCTGATGCAAAAG GTCCAAAGGTTATTTATGtacctcctctccctcctgaaGAGGAGAGCTCTATTTTTGCCCACTATGAAACGGGTATCAACTTTGACACATATAATGACATGCTGGTGGAGATCAGCGGGCACAACCCACCACCGGCCATTGTG TCATTTGAAGAGGCCGCGCTCTGCGAGTCATCGAGCAGGAACGTCATGAAATCGGGCTACGTGAAGCCCACGCCGGTCCAGAAGTACAGCATCCCTATCGCCAAGGCGGGACGTGACTTAATGGCATGTGCGCAAACCGGTTCTGGGAAGACG GCTGCCTTCCTGCTGCCCATACTCCAGCAGCTGATGACAGACGGGGTGGCAGCCAACCGCTTCAGCAAGATCCAGGAGCCTGAGGTCATCATCGGGGCCCCAACCAGCGAGCTCATCAACCAAATCAATTTGGAGGCTAGAAAGTTTGCCTATGG GACATACGTGTGGCCTGTCGTCTATGGGGGCATCAGCACAGGCTACACCATATGCAAGGTGTTCCGTGGCTGCAATGTGCTGTGTGGCACTCCTGGCTGCTTGCTGGACATTATTGGCAAAGGAAAG GTGGGACTGAGCAAGATTCGCTACTTGGTGCTGGATGAGGCCGATCGCATGCTGGACATGGGATTCGAGCCAGACATGCGCCGGCTGGTGTCCTCCCCTGGCATGCCCCCCAAAGAGCAGTGGCAGACCCTCATGTTCAGCGCCACCTTTCCTGATGACATCCAGAA GCTTGCTGCCGACTTCTTTAAGGTTGACTACCTCTTCCTGGCTGTTGGGCAAGTCGGTGGTGCCTGCAGTGATGTGGAGCAGAACCTAATTCAGGTCTCCCAATTCTCAAAGAGGGGTCAGCTTCTGGAGCTGCTGAACACAACCG gcaCAGAGCGCACAATGGTGTTTGTAGAGACGAAGAGAAAAGCGGATTTTATCGCAGTATTTCTGTGTCAGGAGAACATATCAACTACAAGCATTCATGG TGACCGGGAGCGGAGAGAGCGGGAACAAGCCCTGGGTGACTTCCGCTCCGGGAAATGTCCTGTCCTGGTGGCCACTTCCGTCGCCACACGGGGTCTGGACATTGAGCACGTCCAGCACGTGGTCAACTTTGACCTCCCGACTAACATCGACGAGTACGTGCACCGCATTGGCCGGACGGGCCGCTGTGGGAACACGGGCAGAGCGGTGTCATTCTTCGACCCCGAGTGCGACACCCCACTGGCTCGCTCCCTGGTGAAGGTCCTCTCCAGG GCCCAGCAGGAAGTACCGTCTTGGCTGGAAGACATAGCATTCAGCGCACATGGGACAACTGGCTTTAATCCACGTGGGAAGGCCTTCGCTTCTGTCGATACACGCAAA GGAGGTTCGTTTCAGAAGGAGGAGAAGCTGCAGCCCATCACCCAGAGCCCAGcagccactgccaatgacgacgaCGAAGTATGGGATTGA